CCATACAAGATGCGAAATAACAGAGTTGGAGGCACAGGATGTGCCGAGAAAGCGAATCTAACAGGATGTTTGTATGCAGCGGGCTCTGTTATGAGTATCTTGTATGGGCATACGTCTGAATCGGTTTTGACAAAAACTTCAAAAATTCTTTTTCAATGATCACCTTTCTTCCCCGATCAAATATTAACTTTCACACATGATTACCCATTTCGAGAAATAAAGATCGTCCTTATTTTTTCTCCATTTTTGCCTTCATTTCCAGTTCTTTCCTCTGCCATGTTCGCATTTTCAATTTTAAAAGCAAGTGGTGATTCAATACGCACTTCCGCTTTACGATCAGAATGGTTTACCCATCTCATAACCACATTTTTACCATCTTGAGATATCTTCAAAGCTGAAAGAAATGCTCCTTCATCGAATTCGAATTTTGGAATGTTAAAACTTTTTCTCTCTTTTTGCTCTTCAGAAACCTTTGTGGCAATCGGTTCAATTAAAAATTCCCTGGATGCTTTATAAGCTTCCATTTCGTCTCCTTTTTCAAGTAACGAAAAAGCGTAACGATAAGTGTATTCATCCAGACATTGAGCTTCCGGAGTTGGTATTCCGGGGCCAGCATGTCCTTTACGTGTTTTAAGATCATCACGTGAAAGCCATCCGACAGACCTGAGTAAAGTAACGTTCACTTTTGTTGTGTCTTCCACTGTGTGGCTTTCATATTCATGCAATCCCCGTGTGGTCACCATCAGTTTGCTTTTATTTCCCTTCAAAAGGGCAAAGCTTTCCATTGCGTACCTCGAAATATCTTCTTCTGTGTAGATATCATCGTAAAATTTTATATCTGCTGGGTGTTCAACTATTCCAAAATATCCATCATTTTCCACCTTTTCAAGTTTTTCAGGAACCTTAACCACAAAACTCAATTTGTGATCCATAGCCGTGTTATCAATCGTAAGGTCTACATCTATTCGCGGGATATCTTTGTAAAGTGTGTAAGATAGATGAAAAGTAACGATGGCTTTCTCTTTTACCCTACTTTTCCTGTCTTTATACAACGATTTAGGAATTTCCATATTCATTTTAACTTTTATCTTTTTCAAAAATCCGTGATTCTCAACGGACACAACTTTTGCCTTGTGATTCAAAGTGGTGATCGGTTTATCTTTTTCCAGAGGAGAAAAGTTGTATTCATCTCCTGCATCGGCAACGTCTTCAAAATAATTCAGAGACTTATACAGAACATCGTTCGTTTTGTCTTTTAAATCAAAGCTGCCATCGGCGTTTAGGTGGAAGACGTAAAAATCGTTTTCGAAATCCGGGCTTTCTTCTTTCTCTTCATTCAGCTTTTTCTGAACGCTCTCTTTGTTCTCTTTCAGATAAAATATTTTGAAGCCTAACGGCGGAAGTTTTGATTTGAAAGTAAGCGTTTTGGGAATGCTAAAAAATAGGTTCCATGGCGTAAGCATACTCTGAAACTGTGAAAAAACTGTTAGAGATTTTAGATGATCTTTTTCATTCATTTCATTTATCAGAGATTCTGTTTTTTCTTTGGCTTCAAAAGCATCTTCAATGAACGATTCATATTTTTCCCCTTTGTCATCAACGAGTTCATATGATTCTCCTCTAAGTGATGGAATATTTATATTTACAATGGATTGCCTATCATGCTCATATGGGTTAAAAACGAGAAGGGGAATGCCCATGCTTGAATCGAACTTAATGCCGCTGGATATTTCTCTCATGTACTTCGCCACAAGCGAAACGCCAAGTTCTAT
This portion of the Mesoaciditoga lauensis cd-1655R = DSM 25116 genome encodes:
- a CDS encoding glycoside hydrolase family 38 C-terminal domain-containing protein is translated as MAKKINVHVVTHTHWDREWYAPFEIFRGRLVELIDGLIREIDKHPHFKHFMLDGQTVVLEDYLEKRPENKEKLAKLVREEKVNVGPWYILPDEFLVTGESMIRNFLIGQDVLKTLKLPSMKIGYLPDMFGHNAYTPSLLKGLGLKATVVWRGVGDACRDTEFIWKSPNGDEILALNLLHGYGNGAHFSRSLQEMKEVFSKEIKFLSEHKTTSNVLMMNGTDHEFPLHELPKKFPKWEKELDVNFIHSTIENYMDSVLDEKPSLKKVHGELKNPKYEPVLKDVTSTRIYLKTLNFNAQQLFTRYVEPLSTYLYMNGENINNDEIIQGWKLILKSQPHDSICGCSVDAVHRDVKSRLRNSIELGVSLVAKYMREISSGIKFDSSMGIPLLVFNPYEHDRQSIVNINIPSLRGESYELVDDKGEKYESFIEDAFEAKEKTESLINEMNEKDHLKSLTVFSQFQSMLTPWNLFFSIPKTLTFKSKLPPLGFKIFYLKENKESVQKKLNEEKEESPDFENDFYVFHLNADGSFDLKDKTNDVLYKSLNYFEDVADAGDEYNFSPLEKDKPITTLNHKAKVVSVENHGFLKKIKVKMNMEIPKSLYKDRKSRVKEKAIVTFHLSYTLYKDIPRIDVDLTIDNTAMDHKLSFVVKVPEKLEKVENDGYFGIVEHPADIKFYDDIYTEEDISRYAMESFALLKGNKSKLMVTTRGLHEYESHTVEDTTKVNVTLLRSVGWLSRDDLKTRKGHAGPGIPTPEAQCLDEYTYRYAFSLLEKGDEMEAYKASREFLIEPIATKVSEEQKERKSFNIPKFEFDEGAFLSALKISQDGKNVVMRWVNHSDRKAEVRIESPLAFKIENANMAEERTGNEGKNGEKIRTIFISRNG